A single region of the Salvia miltiorrhiza cultivar Shanhuang (shh) chromosome 8, IMPLAD_Smil_shh, whole genome shotgun sequence genome encodes:
- the LOC130998776 gene encoding probable disease resistance protein At1g58602 — MCNSIRLPDPPRSDQVDDTCVLRNLQTLVQVVNFRWTEEACKRIPNIKKLRVVFDDVLTDYEDCLCLHYLHNLCTLQKLESLKMRFPFCISRYPVDLLSKRLAFPTRLNKLCLRNCSLTREDLATIGSLQHLQVLELIHSSFLGGEWSTFNGEFPCLKFLRIDSCDVVCWASDTSAFRVLEKLVARDLWQLQEIPSEMGEISTLKLIHLHHCSESAAISALEIKKESFGNDSLKIVVDISWYCCSDSFWVRVKVDSFRPFGISKYIWEL; from the coding sequence ATGTGCAACAGCATTCGTCTCCCTGATCCTCCTCGGAGTGACCAGGTAGATGACACTTGTGTCTTGAGAAACTTGCAAACACTTGTGCAAGTAGTGAATTTCAGATGGACGGAGGAGGCGTGCAAGAGAATTCCCAACATCAAGAAATTGCGCGTGGTTTTTGATGATGTCTTGACAGATTACGAAGATTGCTTGTGCTTACACTATCTCCACAATCTCTGCACTTTACAGAAGCTCGAATCACTAAAAATGAGGTTCCCTTTCTGCATATCGCGATATCCAGTGGATTTGCTGAGCAAGAGGCTTGCCTTCCCCACTCGGCTAAACAAGTTGTGCTTGAGAAACTGCAGCCTCACTCGTGAAGATCTGGCAACGATTGGTTCGTTGCAACATCTACAAGTTCTTGAGCTTATACACAGCTCTTTCTTGGGAGGCGAGTGGAGCACTTTCAACGGTGAGTTCCCTTGTCTTAAATTCTTGAGAATCGACAGCTGTGATGTCGTGTGTTGGGCTTCAGACACCTCTGCTTTTCGAGTTCTTGAAAAGCTCGTTGCTCGAGATCTGTGGCAGTTGCAAGAGATCCCATCGGAGATGGGAGAGATAAGCACTCTCAAACTCATTCATTTACATCACTGCTCTGAATCTGCGGCGATTTCAGCATTGGAGATTAAGAAAGAGAGCTTTGGGAATGATAGCCTTAAGATTGTTGTTGACATCTCTTGGTACTGCTGCAGTGATAGTTTCTGGGTAAGggtgaaagtggatagtttcaGGCCCTTTGGAATATCCAAATACATTTGGGAGCTCTAA
- the LOC130999378 gene encoding uncharacterized protein LOC130999378 produces MAKRRRVLSTEDGSDGPVIASRRLFFSLPPPSVTDMAMPIIFDPECSHAPATESRSLRDETSQKRKRRVLAVDTDRSVPLSQVTGSSSKSGQVFFGPTNAIPCSILSNGCLRRLGSDVTQRPLSNNVNVSRSKCLSKASCGQRRSKRMCLCLLITLLNY; encoded by the exons ATGGCAAAAAGAAGACGTGTGCTTTCAACGGAAG ATGGCTCAGACGGCCCTGTGATAGCTTCAAGAcgtttattttttagtttaccTCCTCCGTCTGTAACTGATATGGCTATGCCAATTATCTTTGACCCTGAGTGTTCGCATGCTCCAGCTACTGAGTCGAGAAGTTTGCGAG ATGAGACTTCACAAAAAAGAAAGAGGCGTGTTCTCGCTGTTGACACTGATCGGAGTGTTCCACTCTCGCAAGTGACAG GCTCTTCTTCTAAAAGTGGTCAAGTTTTCTTTGGCCCAACAAATGCGATCCCTTGTTCCATATTGTCAAATG GCTGCTTGCGCCGATTGGGTTCCGATGTGACGCAACGGCCTTTGTCTAATAATGTTAATGTTTCACGGTCTAAATGTTTATCTAAAGCTTCTTGTGGACAAAGGCGCTCAAAACGTATGTGTTTATGTCTGTTGATTAccttattaaattattaa
- the LOC130999339 gene encoding putative late blight resistance protein homolog R1A-10 isoform X3 yields the protein MDLVREKVLKVKEERGVRYEQPTANSSRSVASNREAIMVGFGGYLDQLLDLLTGNQSSRQIISIVGMGGTGKTTLAKNTFENSIIKRHFDVRVWVSVSNDYNLSDIFLEALSHLKELTGTIEMDNERDEYRLGEQLYKGLTGRRYLIVLDDVWSVEVWDKIRFYFPDNGNRSRLIFTTRLSDVAFYCGSCCVRVNLLDECECWDLFCVRVFGEEDCPLELEQIGREIAKMCRGLPLSITVIGGLLQKSAKTVEYWHNVLENIRAILSSGEGDQCLNVLYSSYSHLPAHLKPCFLYMGTFQEDREIPVSRITKLWVAEGFLKPKAARVLEEVAEDYLKDLIDRNLVLVGKYRKNGKVRSVCIHDLLRDLCISLADKEKFFSSARVWYRSEDSSVGYLSRKCKLRFFAYSPANFSEFNLTSSISFVWNLQTLIFQGRCGLVDAPAEIWEMS from the coding sequence ATGGATCTTGTGAGAGAGAAAGTGTTGAAGGTGAAAGAGGAAAGGGGAGTCAGATATGAGCAGCCGACTGCTAATTCATCAAGATCCGTTGCCAGTAACCGAGAGGCGATTATGGTGGGATTTGGTGGCTACTTGGATCAGCTCTTGGATTTGCTCACCGGAAATCAATCTAGCCGCCAGATCATCTCAATCGTTGGCATGGGCGGTACTGGTAAGACTACTCTGGCCAAGAATACTTTTGAAAATTCAATTATTAAGCGACACTTTGATGTCCGTGTTTGGGTGTCTGTTTCAAATGATTACAATTTATCAGATATTTTCTTAGAAGCTCTTTCTCACCTAAAAGAACTCACTGGCACTATTGAGATGGACAATGAAAGAGACGAGTATCGATTAGGAGAACAATTGTATAAAGGTTTGACGGGTAGAAGGTATCTGATTGTACTGGATGACGTGTGGAGTGTTGAAGTTTGGGATAAGATAAGGTTTTATTTTCCTGATAATGGGAATAGAAGTCGCCTCATTTTCACTACTAGGCTTTCAGATGTGGCTTTCTATTGTGGATCGTGTTGTGTTAGGGTGAATCTTTTAGATGAGTGTGAATGTTGGGACCTATTTTGCGTGAGGGTATTTGGAGAGGAAGATTGCCCCCTCGAATTAGAACAAATTGGAAGAGAGATTGCTAAAATGTGCAGAGGGCTTCCTCTGTCGATCACTGTGATCGGAGGGCTTCTTCAAAAGTCAGCTAAGACAGTTGAATATTGGCACAATGTGTTAGAAAACATTAGAGCAATTTTGAGTTCAGGAGAGGGGGACCAATGCCTAAATGTGTTGTATTCGAGTTATAGCCATTTGCCTGCTCATCTGAAGCCATGTTTCCTTTATATGGGGACTTTTCAAGAGGATCGCGAGATTCCAGTCTCGCGAATCACGAAACTTTGGGTTGCTGAGGGATTTCTAAAGCCCAAAGCTGCTCGAGTCTTGGAAGAGGTTGCAGAGGATTACTTAAAGGATCTCATTGACAGGAACCTTGTTTTAGTTGGTAAGTATCGTAAGAATGGAAAGGTTAGATCTGTCTGCATTCATGATCTTCTCAGAGACCTATGCATAAGCTTAGCAGATAAAGAAAAGTTCTTTTCTTCTGCGAGAGTTTGGTATAGGAGTGAGGATTCTTCAGTGGGATATCTATCAAGGAAGTGTAAGCTGCGGTTCTTTGCTTATAGTCCTGCTAATTTCTCTGAGTTCAATCTtacttcttcaatatcctttgTTTGGAATCTGCAAACGTTGATCTTTCAAGGAAGGTGTGGACTAGTCGATGCACCAGCTGAAATTTGGGAGATGTCATAA
- the LOC130998774 gene encoding pentatricopeptide repeat-containing protein At1g62670, mitochondrial-like, with amino-acid sequence MRSNHAAMFLGRILSNSSSKFSTFSIAPPHYQSFLGPIFHFDNASCQMRRHFSAYPRFDFESIREPNDAVALFRKMMRTEPLPSVMLFSKLLSAVVKLKQYSDALHLFDKMLQRDAPVNHYTLSIAIDCYCRLKRPDFGFAILGSFFKRGFEPDVVSFNTLLKGLLFVERIPEAAKLLGKLSVYQLCEPDEYTYSTIINGLCKAGDILQAIDLLYSLEKGKGSCKPDVYAYSVVIDGLCKEGKVDDALQLFSSLGDKGISPNVVTYSSIIEGLCNRRRMDEAEDMLKKMIADLVCPNVVTCNIFVDAWCKDGKVEEAEHMLVSMKEIDVQPNIVTYNAFINGYCLQGKMDEAERIFQLAVSSGMKPDIISYSSLMNGYCKMGQVDEVSRLFTIIPALRLKRDVVSYNIMLEVLFREGKCEDGLKLFNEMEALQVSPNIRTYNILLDGLCGAHRIAEAFPVLHTMEALQVSPNIRTYNHYVYEFLIEIKIFVLSEFVS; translated from the coding sequence ATGAGGTCGAACCACGCCGCCATGTTTCTGGGTAGAATTTTGTCGAATTCTTCATCTAAATTCTCCACTTTTTCCATCGCCCCTCCACATTATCAATCATTTCTTGGACccatttttcattttgataaTGCCAGCTGCCAAATGAGGAGACACTTCTCCGCCTATCCCAGATTCGATTTTGAATCTATACGTGAGCCCAATGATGCCGTCGCTCTATTTCGGAAGATGATGAGAACGGAGCCGCTTCCTTCTGTTATGCTTTTCTCGAAATTGCTGAGTGCAGTGGTCAAGCTGAAACAATACTCTGATGCACTTCATCTGTTCGACAAAATGCTTCAGAGGGATGCTCCTGTAAATCACTACACGTTGAGTATTGCGATTGATTGCTATTGCCGACTCAAAAGGCCTGATTTTGGGTTTGCGATCTTAGGCAGTTTTTTCAAGCGTGGGTTCGAGCCTGATGTTGTATCCTTCAACACTCTCTTGAAAGGCCTTCTGTTTGTTGAAAGGATCCCAGAGGCAGCTAAATTGCTGGGGAAGCTGTCGGTCTACCAACTGTGCGAGCCCGATGAGTACACGTATAGTACTATAATTAATGGGTTATGCAAAGCGGGAGATATTCTACAGGCGATTGATTTGCTCTACTCATtggaaaaaggaaaagggaGCTGCAAACCCGATGTCTATGCTTATAGTGTAGTCATTGATGGTCTATGCAAGGAAGGAAAGGTGGACGATGCTCTCCAACTCTTCTCCTCTTTGGGTGATAAGGGGATTTCACCTAATGTTGTGACATATAGTTCAATAATTGAGGGGTTGTGCAATAGGAGAAGAATGGATGAGGCTGAAGACATGTTAAAGAAGATGATAGCTGATCTGGTCTGCCCAAATGTGGTGACGTGTAATATCTTTGTGGATGCTTGGTGCAAAGATGGAAAGGTGGAAGAGGCCGAACATATGTTGGTATCTATGAAGGAGATTGATGTTCAACCCAACATTGTCACTTACAACGCATTTATTAACGGATATTGTTTGCAAGGGAAAATGGACGAAGCTGAACGCATTTTCCAATTGGCAGTGAGCTCTGGAATGAAGCCCGATATCATAAGCTACAGTAGCTTGATGAACGGGTATTGCAAAATGGGGCAAGTCGATGAAGTTTCACGTCTTTTTACCATAATTCCTGCTCTAAGATTAAAGCGCGATGTGGTTTCTTATAACATAATGCTAGAGGTCTTATTTCGTGAAGGCAAATGTGAAGATGGCTTGAAGCTGTTCAATGAGATGGAAGCTCTACAAGTGTCTCCGAATATAAGGACTTATAATATCTTGTTGGATGGTTTGTGCGGAGCTCATCGTATTGCTGAAGCTTTTCCGGTGTTGCATACCATGGAAGCTCTACAAGTGTCTCCGAATATAAGGACTTATAATCATTATGTATATGAATTCTTGATTGAAATCAAGATCTTTGTTTTGTCTGAGTTTGTAAGTTGA
- the LOC130999339 gene encoding putative late blight resistance protein homolog R1A-10 isoform X2 encodes MAAAYAALVSLMNTVEQIQNHPQLSTSLDHFQIEILREKVYFFLDFIESYSSHVDDLERWIATAAHAAEDLFESHVVWRIRTHEKNSLDLQKVIVDMDLVREKVLKVKEERGVRYEQPTANSSRSVASNREAIMVGFGGYLDQLLDLLTGNQSSRQIISIVGMGGTDIFLEALSHLKELTGTIEMDNERDEYRLGEQLYKGLTGRRYLIVLDDVWSVEVWDKIRFYFPDNGNRSRLIFTTRLSDVAFYCGSCCVRVNLLDECECWDLFCVRVFGEEDCPLELEQIGREIAKMCRGLPLSITVIGGLLQKSAKTVEYWHNVLENIRAILSSGEGDQCLNVLYSSYSHLPAHLKPCFLYMGTFQEDREIPVSRITKLWVAEGFLKPKAARVLEEVAEDYLKDLIDRNLVLVGKYRKNGKVRSVCIHDLLRDLCISLADKEKFFSSARVWYRSEDSSVGYLSRKCKLRFFAYSPANFSEFNLTSSISFVWNLQTLIFQGRCGLVDAPAEIWEMS; translated from the exons ATGGCTGCAGCTTATGCAGCTCTAGTTTCTCTGATGAATACAGTGGAGCAGATCCAAAACCACCCTCAACTTTCCACTTCTCTTGATCATTTCCAGATTGAGATCCTCCGCGAAAAGGTTTATTTCTTCCTAGATTTTATAGAAAGTTATTCCTCTCATGTAGATGATTTGGAGAGGTGGATTGCAACTGCAGCTCATGCGGCTGAAGATTTATTTGAATCCCATGTTGTTTGGCGAATTCGTACCCACGAAAAAAACAGTCTCGATCTGCAGAAGGTAATTGTAGATATGGATCTTGTGAGAGAGAAAGTGTTGAAGGTGAAAGAGGAAAGGGGAGTCAGATATGAGCAGCCGACTGCTAATTCATCAAGATCCGTTGCCAGTAACCGAGAGGCGATTATGGTGGGATTTGGTGGCTACTTGGATCAGCTCTTGGATTTGCTCACCGGAAATCAATCTAGCCGCCAGATCATCTCAATCGTTGGCATGGGCGGTACTG ATATTTTCTTAGAAGCTCTTTCTCACCTAAAAGAACTCACTGGCACTATTGAGATGGACAATGAAAGAGACGAGTATCGATTAGGAGAACAATTGTATAAAGGTTTGACGGGTAGAAGGTATCTGATTGTACTGGATGACGTGTGGAGTGTTGAAGTTTGGGATAAGATAAGGTTTTATTTTCCTGATAATGGGAATAGAAGTCGCCTCATTTTCACTACTAGGCTTTCAGATGTGGCTTTCTATTGTGGATCGTGTTGTGTTAGGGTGAATCTTTTAGATGAGTGTGAATGTTGGGACCTATTTTGCGTGAGGGTATTTGGAGAGGAAGATTGCCCCCTCGAATTAGAACAAATTGGAAGAGAGATTGCTAAAATGTGCAGAGGGCTTCCTCTGTCGATCACTGTGATCGGAGGGCTTCTTCAAAAGTCAGCTAAGACAGTTGAATATTGGCACAATGTGTTAGAAAACATTAGAGCAATTTTGAGTTCAGGAGAGGGGGACCAATGCCTAAATGTGTTGTATTCGAGTTATAGCCATTTGCCTGCTCATCTGAAGCCATGTTTCCTTTATATGGGGACTTTTCAAGAGGATCGCGAGATTCCAGTCTCGCGAATCACGAAACTTTGGGTTGCTGAGGGATTTCTAAAGCCCAAAGCTGCTCGAGTCTTGGAAGAGGTTGCAGAGGATTACTTAAAGGATCTCATTGACAGGAACCTTGTTTTAGTTGGTAAGTATCGTAAGAATGGAAAGGTTAGATCTGTCTGCATTCATGATCTTCTCAGAGACCTATGCATAAGCTTAGCAGATAAAGAAAAGTTCTTTTCTTCTGCGAGAGTTTGGTATAGGAGTGAGGATTCTTCAGTGGGATATCTATCAAGGAAGTGTAAGCTGCGGTTCTTTGCTTATAGTCCTGCTAATTTCTCTGAGTTCAATCTtacttcttcaatatcctttgTTTGGAATCTGCAAACGTTGATCTTTCAAGGAAGGTGTGGACTAGTCGATGCACCAGCTGAAATTTGGGAGATGTCATAA
- the LOC130999339 gene encoding putative late blight resistance protein homolog R1A-4 isoform X1, with amino-acid sequence MAAAYAALVSLMNTVEQIQNHPQLSTSLDHFQIEILREKVYFFLDFIESYSSHVDDLERWIATAAHAAEDLFESHVVWRIRTHEKNSLDLQKVIVDMDLVREKVLKVKEERGVRYEQPTANSSRSVASNREAIMVGFGGYLDQLLDLLTGNQSSRQIISIVGMGGTGKTTLAKNTFENSIIKRHFDVRVWVSVSNDYNLSDIFLEALSHLKELTGTIEMDNERDEYRLGEQLYKGLTGRRYLIVLDDVWSVEVWDKIRFYFPDNGNRSRLIFTTRLSDVAFYCGSCCVRVNLLDECECWDLFCVRVFGEEDCPLELEQIGREIAKMCRGLPLSITVIGGLLQKSAKTVEYWHNVLENIRAILSSGEGDQCLNVLYSSYSHLPAHLKPCFLYMGTFQEDREIPVSRITKLWVAEGFLKPKAARVLEEVAEDYLKDLIDRNLVLVGKYRKNGKVRSVCIHDLLRDLCISLADKEKFFSSARVWYRSEDSSVGYLSRKCKLRFFAYSPANFSEFNLTSSISFVWNLQTLIFQGRCGLVDAPAEIWEMS; translated from the coding sequence ATGGCTGCAGCTTATGCAGCTCTAGTTTCTCTGATGAATACAGTGGAGCAGATCCAAAACCACCCTCAACTTTCCACTTCTCTTGATCATTTCCAGATTGAGATCCTCCGCGAAAAGGTTTATTTCTTCCTAGATTTTATAGAAAGTTATTCCTCTCATGTAGATGATTTGGAGAGGTGGATTGCAACTGCAGCTCATGCGGCTGAAGATTTATTTGAATCCCATGTTGTTTGGCGAATTCGTACCCACGAAAAAAACAGTCTCGATCTGCAGAAGGTAATTGTAGATATGGATCTTGTGAGAGAGAAAGTGTTGAAGGTGAAAGAGGAAAGGGGAGTCAGATATGAGCAGCCGACTGCTAATTCATCAAGATCCGTTGCCAGTAACCGAGAGGCGATTATGGTGGGATTTGGTGGCTACTTGGATCAGCTCTTGGATTTGCTCACCGGAAATCAATCTAGCCGCCAGATCATCTCAATCGTTGGCATGGGCGGTACTGGTAAGACTACTCTGGCCAAGAATACTTTTGAAAATTCAATTATTAAGCGACACTTTGATGTCCGTGTTTGGGTGTCTGTTTCAAATGATTACAATTTATCAGATATTTTCTTAGAAGCTCTTTCTCACCTAAAAGAACTCACTGGCACTATTGAGATGGACAATGAAAGAGACGAGTATCGATTAGGAGAACAATTGTATAAAGGTTTGACGGGTAGAAGGTATCTGATTGTACTGGATGACGTGTGGAGTGTTGAAGTTTGGGATAAGATAAGGTTTTATTTTCCTGATAATGGGAATAGAAGTCGCCTCATTTTCACTACTAGGCTTTCAGATGTGGCTTTCTATTGTGGATCGTGTTGTGTTAGGGTGAATCTTTTAGATGAGTGTGAATGTTGGGACCTATTTTGCGTGAGGGTATTTGGAGAGGAAGATTGCCCCCTCGAATTAGAACAAATTGGAAGAGAGATTGCTAAAATGTGCAGAGGGCTTCCTCTGTCGATCACTGTGATCGGAGGGCTTCTTCAAAAGTCAGCTAAGACAGTTGAATATTGGCACAATGTGTTAGAAAACATTAGAGCAATTTTGAGTTCAGGAGAGGGGGACCAATGCCTAAATGTGTTGTATTCGAGTTATAGCCATTTGCCTGCTCATCTGAAGCCATGTTTCCTTTATATGGGGACTTTTCAAGAGGATCGCGAGATTCCAGTCTCGCGAATCACGAAACTTTGGGTTGCTGAGGGATTTCTAAAGCCCAAAGCTGCTCGAGTCTTGGAAGAGGTTGCAGAGGATTACTTAAAGGATCTCATTGACAGGAACCTTGTTTTAGTTGGTAAGTATCGTAAGAATGGAAAGGTTAGATCTGTCTGCATTCATGATCTTCTCAGAGACCTATGCATAAGCTTAGCAGATAAAGAAAAGTTCTTTTCTTCTGCGAGAGTTTGGTATAGGAGTGAGGATTCTTCAGTGGGATATCTATCAAGGAAGTGTAAGCTGCGGTTCTTTGCTTATAGTCCTGCTAATTTCTCTGAGTTCAATCTtacttcttcaatatcctttgTTTGGAATCTGCAAACGTTGATCTTTCAAGGAAGGTGTGGACTAGTCGATGCACCAGCTGAAATTTGGGAGATGTCATAA